A single genomic interval of Lentimicrobium saccharophilum harbors:
- the rbsK gene encoding ribokinase has translation MQRKKLVVVGSCNTDMVIKADRLPIPGETVLGGTFFMNPGGKGANQAVAASRMGGNVTFISKTGNDVFGKQSVVLYNSENINTDYIFSDPNNPSGVALITVDSRGENCIVVASGANASLCPADIEKAGSEIESSDLVLMQLEIPLDTVEYVAELASRKNIKVILNPAPARALSDQLLKNIYIIIPNKSEAEILSGIKVTDYDSARQAADIISAKGCDIVVITLGSQGALIKDHDEYHFVDAVKVEAVDTTAAGDVFCGTVCVGLSEGRTILESVQLAARASAITVTRMGAQSSIPTRAELLTFDQNQ, from the coding sequence ATGCAGCGCAAGAAATTAGTTGTGGTAGGTAGTTGTAATACCGATATGGTTATCAAGGCTGACCGTTTGCCTATTCCGGGAGAAACCGTGCTTGGCGGGACTTTTTTCATGAACCCCGGCGGCAAGGGGGCCAATCAGGCGGTAGCTGCTTCCCGTATGGGCGGCAATGTGACTTTTATCTCCAAAACCGGCAATGATGTTTTTGGAAAGCAATCGGTTGTATTGTATAATTCCGAGAACATCAATACCGACTACATCTTTTCCGATCCCAATAATCCTTCGGGAGTTGCCCTGATCACGGTGGATTCGCGCGGTGAAAACTGCATTGTGGTTGCTTCCGGAGCCAATGCTTCGCTTTGCCCGGCCGATATTGAAAAAGCCGGCAGCGAAATCGAAAGCAGCGACCTGGTGCTGATGCAACTTGAAATCCCGCTCGATACGGTTGAATATGTAGCAGAACTGGCCAGCCGTAAAAACATTAAAGTTATTCTTAACCCGGCGCCTGCCAGGGCACTGTCGGATCAGTTGCTGAAAAACATCTACATCATCATCCCGAATAAAAGCGAGGCAGAGATCCTTTCCGGCATCAAGGTTACCGATTACGATTCGGCCAGGCAGGCTGCTGACATTATCAGCGCCAAGGGCTGCGATATCGTGGTGATCACCCTTGGCAGCCAGGGAGCGCTTATCAAGGATCACGATGAGTATCACTTTGTGGATGCAGTGAAAGTGGAAGCAGTGGATACCACCGCTGCCGGAGACGTCTTCTGTGGAACCGTGTGCGTTGGACTTTCCGAAGGCAGGACCATCCTTGAATCGGTACAATTGGCGGCCAGGGCTTCGGCCATCACGGTTACCCGCATGGGTGCCCAGTCGTCTATCCCTACCCGCGCTGAGTTGTTAACTTTTGACCAGAATCAATAA
- a CDS encoding SusC/RagA family TonB-linked outer membrane protein encodes MIIITTKRARTGQSKVEYSGYLSAQVNPRMVENLTAAQFKEAVEQYAPDKAGSLYGAETDWFKEITRSMPVSHKHNLAISGGNENFSHRTVFFVDKAEGLLRDNESNRYLLKTNINQKALGDLLTLDYNLSYGMRNYKPANYDLFYQAFIRNPTSPVYDPGNEYTGGYTLISGMDYYNPVAMLNERIRNGKTDDMGANVRATLKLSNHLNWVNLVSVEKSAWEELSYRTKYYPSRLGRNGEAEISNGRSSDLQYESTVNFTESFEKHNLQALAGYSFEEFETNNSYMINSGFDTDLYGPHNIGSGIALAEGTASMGSYKGKSRLISFFGRVMYNFDEKYLASASLRREGSSRFGKNHKWGWFPSVSLGWRINKEDFLSDVQWVNDLKVRVGYGVTGNQDIGNYRSLLLMGRAGKFYYNGEWINTYQPVTNPNPDLKWENKSEINAGIDFAMFDNRLSGTLDYYYRKSTDLLYTYNVSVPPYLYKELFTNVGTISNRGIELTLKHVSVNKGKLNWTNMLTFSRNKNILEKFSNEEFTDTSYDLGWIGGAIGVNAQKIREGEALGTFYGPVWIGLDELGNDLFKNANPVGLVNPEDWEVIGNAFPDFTLGWGSFLTYGNWDFSFSLRASIGGEVLNTYRLYYENWGTFGLNNVTLTQFENPEFRGNARYSSKYVEDATYMKLDNISVGYNMPVSLKYITRLRVYATAQDVFCLTGYKGLDPEVNLGGLTPGIEYLSYYPRTTLLTLGVNVTF; translated from the coding sequence GTGATTATTATCACCACCAAAAGGGCCAGAACCGGACAGAGCAAGGTGGAATACTCTGGATATCTTTCGGCACAGGTAAATCCCCGCATGGTGGAAAACCTGACTGCCGCGCAGTTTAAGGAAGCCGTTGAGCAGTATGCCCCTGACAAAGCGGGCAGTCTGTATGGCGCCGAAACCGACTGGTTTAAGGAAATTACCCGTTCCATGCCGGTTAGCCATAAGCACAACCTGGCAATTTCCGGCGGAAACGAAAACTTCTCGCACCGCACGGTATTCTTTGTCGACAAGGCAGAAGGTTTACTCAGGGACAATGAATCAAACCGCTACCTCCTGAAAACCAACATCAATCAGAAGGCGCTGGGCGATCTGCTTACCCTGGACTATAACCTGAGTTACGGCATGCGCAATTACAAGCCGGCAAACTACGACCTGTTCTACCAGGCTTTTATCCGCAACCCGACGTCGCCGGTTTATGATCCGGGCAATGAATATACCGGGGGTTACACACTAATCTCGGGTATGGACTATTACAACCCTGTGGCCATGCTCAACGAGCGTATCCGCAATGGCAAAACCGATGATATGGGCGCCAATGTGAGGGCTACCCTGAAACTCAGTAATCATCTGAACTGGGTGAATCTGGTTTCCGTCGAAAAATCGGCATGGGAAGAGCTTTCCTATCGCACAAAGTATTATCCCAGCCGGCTGGGCCGGAACGGAGAGGCCGAAATCAGCAATGGCCGCAGCAGTGACCTGCAATATGAAAGTACAGTGAATTTTACTGAATCTTTTGAGAAACACAATCTGCAGGCACTGGCAGGTTATTCATTCGAGGAGTTTGAAACCAACAATTCCTACATGATCAACTCGGGTTTCGATACCGATCTTTATGGACCTCATAACATTGGTTCAGGCATTGCTTTGGCCGAAGGGACTGCTTCCATGGGTTCCTACAAAGGCAAAAGCCGGCTCATTTCGTTTTTCGGCCGGGTGATGTATAATTTTGATGAAAAATACCTGGCTTCCGCGTCCTTGCGGAGAGAAGGTTCTTCCAGGTTCGGTAAGAATCATAAATGGGGATGGTTCCCCTCCGTAAGTCTGGGGTGGAGAATCAATAAAGAGGACTTCCTGAGCGATGTTCAGTGGGTCAACGACCTGAAAGTCAGGGTCGGATATGGTGTAACCGGGAACCAGGACATCGGCAATTACCGTTCGCTGCTACTGATGGGACGCGCCGGAAAGTTTTACTACAACGGGGAGTGGATCAACACCTATCAGCCGGTAACCAATCCCAATCCCGACCTGAAGTGGGAAAACAAATCGGAAATCAATGCAGGAATCGATTTTGCAATGTTTGATAACCGGCTGAGCGGTACCCTTGATTATTATTACCGGAAAAGTACCGACCTTCTTTACACCTACAACGTATCCGTTCCACCCTATCTTTACAAGGAATTATTTACCAATGTCGGGACCATCAGCAACCGGGGGATTGAGCTTACCCTGAAACATGTGTCAGTCAATAAAGGAAAGCTTAACTGGACCAATATGCTCACCTTCAGCCGGAACAAGAATATTCTGGAGAAATTTTCGAATGAAGAGTTTACCGATACCTCCTATGATCTTGGCTGGATTGGCGGTGCCATTGGCGTGAACGCCCAGAAGATCCGTGAAGGTGAAGCGCTGGGAACTTTTTACGGACCCGTGTGGATTGGTCTGGATGAGCTAGGCAACGACCTGTTTAAAAATGCCAATCCTGTCGGGCTGGTGAATCCTGAAGACTGGGAGGTTATCGGGAATGCATTTCCTGACTTTACCCTGGGATGGGGAAGTTTTTTAACATACGGCAACTGGGATTTCAGTTTCAGCCTGCGTGCCAGCATAGGCGGGGAAGTATTGAATACTTACAGGCTTTACTACGAGAACTGGGGAACTTTCGGTTTGAATAATGTTACCCTGACTCAGTTCGAAAATCCCGAGTTCAGGGGCAATGCCCGCTATTCCTCGAAATATGTTGAGGATGCCACTTATATGAAGCTGGATAATATCTCTGTGGGTTATAACATGCCGGTCAGCCTGAAATACATCACCCGCCTGAGGGTTTACGCGACGGCACAGGATGTATTCTGCCTTACCGGATATAAGGGCCTGGATCCTGAGGTGAACCTCGGTGGCCTGACCCCGGGCATTGAATACCTCTCCTATTATCCGCGAACCACTCTGCTGACACTGGGAGTAAATGTTACATTCTAA
- a CDS encoding cytidylate kinase-like family protein, whose amino-acid sequence MDNILLRILLDSFERQQKPETGASPGGPFITISREYGCQANVLAESLSRAIAAKGSHWRIMNKEIILEAARELNLDPDKIKAIEGSMERGAMDEILSSLTTKYYKSDRKVRQTIANVVMSAAHTGNVIIVGRGGAAVTMGWPNALHIKLTAPVQWRLDTLIARHNLKREETVKQMASIDHKRFKMQRDYLKGGIDINDLYDLVINCSKVTHPEIVGIVISMLESRKMI is encoded by the coding sequence ATGGATAACATATTATTGAGAATTCTGCTTGACAGCTTTGAGCGTCAGCAGAAGCCGGAAACGGGAGCATCACCTGGTGGGCCGTTTATTACCATTTCAAGGGAATATGGCTGTCAGGCGAATGTTTTGGCTGAATCTCTCAGCAGGGCGATCGCAGCCAAAGGGTCGCACTGGAGAATTATGAATAAGGAGATTATTCTTGAAGCCGCCCGCGAACTGAATCTTGATCCTGATAAGATCAAAGCCATTGAGGGTTCAATGGAAAGAGGTGCAATGGATGAAATACTGAGCTCATTAACTACCAAATACTATAAAAGTGACCGGAAGGTGCGGCAGACCATTGCCAATGTTGTGATGTCGGCTGCACATACAGGCAATGTGATCATTGTGGGACGGGGAGGTGCCGCTGTGACCATGGGATGGCCCAATGCACTGCACATCAAACTTACAGCACCGGTGCAGTGGAGGCTTGATACGCTGATTGCCCGGCATAACCTGAAACGGGAGGAAACGGTAAAGCAAATGGCGTCAATTGATCACAAACGATTCAAGATGCAGCGCGATTACCTGAAGGGGGGCATTGACATCAATGATTTGTATGACCTGGTGATCAACTGCAGCAAAGTTACACATCCCGAAATTGTGGGAATTGTGATTTCTATGCTGGAAAGCCGCAAAATGATCTGA
- a CDS encoding NAD-dependent epimerase/dehydratase family protein, translating to MQTILGAGGAIGKKLAKELTAYTKEIRLVSRNPKAINPDDQLMKADLTVAGDVDRAVAGSEIVYLTVGVEYSAKAWQQKWPLIMRNVLDSCICHQVKLVFFDNVYTYDRNHLGNMTEETPVRPSSKKGEVRNQVVNMLLDEMNSGRITAVIARAADFIGPANSVLIEMVYKNFTKGKKANWFSQVDKVHSFTHTDDAARGTAILGNTPDAYGEVWHLPTSDERITGKEWIALFAGEMNVAPKYSTLPDWMLALLGLFVPVLKELKEMAYQYDRDYFFDSSKFNRRFNYVPIRAEEGIRELVKSLKAEN from the coding sequence ATGCAAACAATACTTGGAGCAGGCGGAGCCATCGGGAAAAAACTAGCCAAGGAACTGACCGCCTATACAAAGGAGATAAGGCTGGTAAGCCGCAATCCCAAAGCCATAAATCCTGATGATCAGCTGATGAAAGCCGATCTGACCGTTGCCGGAGATGTGGACCGGGCGGTGGCAGGATCTGAAATCGTTTATCTGACCGTCGGGGTGGAATACAGCGCGAAAGCCTGGCAGCAAAAGTGGCCGCTTATCATGCGCAATGTTCTTGACAGCTGCATCTGCCATCAGGTAAAGCTGGTGTTTTTTGATAATGTTTATACTTACGATCGTAACCACCTCGGCAATATGACCGAAGAAACACCGGTAAGACCAAGCAGTAAAAAAGGCGAAGTCAGAAATCAGGTGGTCAATATGCTGCTCGATGAAATGAATAGTGGCCGCATCACTGCTGTAATTGCGCGGGCGGCTGATTTCATCGGCCCTGCCAACAGTGTGCTGATAGAGATGGTTTATAAAAATTTCACCAAAGGGAAGAAGGCGAACTGGTTTTCACAGGTTGACAAGGTCCACAGCTTTACCCACACGGATGATGCTGCAAGGGGAACAGCCATCCTTGGCAATACCCCGGATGCCTATGGTGAAGTGTGGCACCTGCCTACTTCGGATGAACGCATTACCGGAAAAGAGTGGATTGCGCTTTTTGCCGGGGAAATGAATGTGGCGCCAAAATACAGCACCCTGCCCGACTGGATGCTTGCGTTACTCGGGCTGTTTGTTCCGGTATTAAAAGAGCTCAAAGAAATGGCCTATCAGTATGACCGGGATTATTTTTTCGACAGCAGCAAATTCAACCGGCGTTTCAATTATGTTCCCATCCGGGCTGAAGAAGGAATAAGGGAGCTGGTGAAGTCCCTGAAAGCTGAAAATTAG
- a CDS encoding SagB/ThcOx family dehydrogenase, with amino-acid sequence MKNDNDLPAAAGSSFIEQTKYHNLLISDQLRGYPAPPLQPAYDPALVRYHLPDPLTLAAGYKADVHQVITERSSIRSYRDKPVTREMLSLMLWETQGVKKNVRNIHTLRTVPSAGARHALETWLLINRVEGITPGLYRYLPLIHSLLQVSVADDIAGKFTKACLDQQMVKKSAVTFFWTAEIYRMKWRYSERAYRYIFLDAGHVCQNLYLSAHSMGCGVCAIAAFDDDLLNAALGIDGISQFAIYAASCGLRV; translated from the coding sequence ATGAAGAACGACAATGACTTACCGGCTGCAGCCGGCAGTAGTTTCATTGAACAGACGAAATACCACAACCTGCTGATTTCTGATCAGCTACGGGGCTACCCTGCACCACCTCTGCAGCCGGCTTATGATCCGGCGCTTGTGCGTTACCATTTGCCCGATCCGCTCACGTTGGCTGCCGGATATAAAGCCGATGTGCACCAGGTAATCACGGAACGCAGCAGCATACGGAGTTACCGTGATAAACCCGTTACCAGAGAAATGCTTTCACTTATGCTCTGGGAAACCCAGGGGGTGAAGAAAAATGTGCGCAACATCCACACCCTGCGCACGGTTCCTTCGGCCGGCGCACGCCATGCCCTGGAAACCTGGCTGCTGATCAACCGGGTGGAAGGCATCACGCCCGGTTTATACCGTTACCTCCCGCTTATCCACAGCCTTTTGCAGGTAAGTGTGGCAGATGACATTGCCGGCAAATTTACCAAAGCCTGCCTCGACCAGCAGATGGTTAAAAAGAGTGCAGTGACATTTTTCTGGACCGCCGAAATTTACCGTATGAAGTGGCGTTACAGCGAACGGGCTTACCGGTATATCTTTCTGGATGCCGGACATGTGTGCCAGAACCTGTACCTCAGCGCCCACTCCATGGGTTGCGGGGTTTGCGCCATAGCTGCCTTTGACGATGATTTGCTGAACGCCGCCCTGGGCATTGACGGAATATCGCAGTTTGCCATTTATGCGGCAAGCTGTGGTTTGCGGGTTTAA
- a CDS encoding protein-L-isoaspartate(D-aspartate) O-methyltransferase yields the protein MSPLYGQDDYAAARESMVKYQIEAEGISHRATLVAMRNVPRHLFVPPDLKSHAYRDMPLPIGYDQTISQPYMVAYMTQAIKPVPGMKVLEIGTGSGYQAAVLAEIVDSVFTIEIVEPLGKQSAALLKRLGYKNVKVRIGDGFAGWPEHGPYDAIVVTAAAEEIPPPLIAQLKEGGSIVIPLGRPGSVQTLVKATKIKGSMERKSLLPVRFVPFVRE from the coding sequence ATGTCACCACTTTATGGTCAGGATGATTATGCCGCTGCCCGGGAAAGCATGGTTAAGTATCAGATTGAAGCGGAAGGAATATCGCACCGGGCCACCCTGGTGGCCATGCGCAACGTACCGCGCCACCTCTTTGTGCCCCCGGATCTGAAATCGCATGCTTACCGCGACATGCCGCTACCGATAGGATACGATCAGACCATTTCGCAGCCTTATATGGTCGCCTACATGACCCAGGCCATAAAGCCTGTGCCCGGGATGAAGGTGCTTGAGATAGGAACCGGTTCGGGCTATCAGGCCGCTGTGCTGGCTGAGATTGTCGACAGCGTTTTTACCATAGAAATCGTTGAACCCCTGGGAAAACAGTCGGCGGCCTTACTGAAAAGGCTGGGATACAAAAATGTAAAGGTCAGGATAGGGGATGGTTTTGCCGGATGGCCGGAGCACGGGCCTTACGATGCCATTGTGGTGACTGCTGCTGCTGAAGAAATCCCTCCCCCGCTGATTGCCCAGTTGAAAGAAGGCGGCAGTATTGTGATTCCGCTGGGCAGGCCCGGAAGCGTTCAAACCCTGGTGAAAGCGACAAAAATCAAAGGCAGTATGGAAAGAAAAAGCCTGCTGCCGGTCAGGTTTGTGCCTTTTGTCAGGGAATAA
- a CDS encoding RagB/SusD family nutrient uptake outer membrane protein, whose protein sequence is MKKMKYIVLSLVGAIALTMVSCTDLEEDVYSAIPLDKFFQTEQEVLMNAGRAYTKLQRFPEEQRLWSLIQNASDEMVIPGRDDGLWWEQGRWDELHTHRFNSSNKILRQSYEYVFEGISACNEVIYETEESEITFEGKDRIVSEIKILRALFYYWAIDNWGNVPFTIDFTDKELPEQKDRKFIFSFIEQEILDHVDNLQDQPTAAHYGRVTQGMAWTLLAKLYLNAEEWIGESKYELAVDACDKVIALNAYSIEDDYFTNFKVKNENSRENIFVIVNHSVYTKDRLYWYTLTLNDASRATFGFKGEMWDGFVLEPEFFNKYDENDLRRNSFLFGQQYDMNGNPIYFIEGNDTVWFEYTPTIANYRARKKWEGARCCKYEYQKDLEYYVTDMENDFVLFRYADVLYTKLEALWRLGRAGEMLNDSELQKIRTRAGMPPYQASDITAEELLDEFGREFAWEARRRQDQIRFGVWGNTWWNKPASGPTAKLFPLPQTALSANSKLRQNPGY, encoded by the coding sequence ATGAAAAAAATGAAATATATCGTTCTGTCCCTGGTTGGAGCCATCGCGCTCACCATGGTATCGTGCACCGATCTGGAGGAGGATGTTTATTCAGCGATACCCCTGGATAAGTTTTTCCAGACCGAGCAGGAAGTGCTGATGAATGCCGGAAGGGCATATACCAAGCTGCAGCGGTTTCCCGAAGAACAGCGGTTGTGGTCGCTGATTCAGAACGCATCCGACGAGATGGTAATTCCCGGCCGCGACGATGGTTTATGGTGGGAGCAGGGCCGCTGGGATGAACTCCACACCCACCGCTTCAACTCAAGCAACAAAATCCTGAGGCAGTCCTATGAGTATGTGTTTGAAGGGATCAGCGCCTGTAACGAGGTGATCTACGAAACCGAAGAATCAGAAATTACATTCGAGGGTAAGGACCGTATCGTTTCGGAAATCAAGATTCTGAGGGCGCTGTTTTACTACTGGGCCATCGACAACTGGGGCAATGTGCCTTTTACCATCGACTTCACCGACAAGGAACTGCCCGAACAGAAAGACCGGAAGTTTATCTTCAGTTTTATAGAGCAGGAAATCCTGGATCATGTGGATAACCTCCAGGATCAGCCTACTGCCGCGCATTACGGAAGGGTTACCCAGGGGATGGCCTGGACATTGCTGGCAAAGCTTTACCTGAATGCGGAAGAGTGGATCGGGGAAAGCAAATACGAGCTGGCCGTGGACGCCTGTGACAAAGTGATTGCGCTCAACGCATACTCAATCGAAGATGATTACTTCACTAACTTTAAGGTGAAGAATGAAAACAGCCGGGAGAACATTTTCGTGATTGTAAACCACTCTGTCTATACCAAGGACCGGCTATACTGGTATACCCTTACCCTGAACGATGCCAGCAGGGCTACTTTCGGGTTCAAGGGGGAAATGTGGGATGGTTTTGTACTGGAACCCGAGTTTTTCAACAAGTACGATGAAAACGACCTGAGGCGGAATTCATTCCTTTTCGGGCAACAGTATGATATGAATGGCAATCCGATCTATTTTATTGAGGGAAACGATACCGTCTGGTTTGAGTACACCCCCACCATTGCCAATTACCGTGCCCGGAAGAAATGGGAAGGCGCCCGCTGCTGCAAGTATGAATACCAGAAAGACCTGGAGTACTATGTAACCGATATGGAAAATGATTTTGTGCTTTTCCGGTATGCCGATGTGCTTTACACAAAGCTCGAGGCGCTGTGGCGTCTGGGCAGGGCCGGCGAAATGCTGAACGATTCGGAGTTGCAGAAAATCAGGACCCGTGCGGGTATGCCACCTTATCAGGCCTCCGACATTACGGCAGAAGAACTGTTGGATGAGTTCGGCCGTGAGTTTGCCTGGGAAGCCCGCCGCCGGCAGGATCAGATCCGGTTCGGTGTTTGGGGGAATACCTGGTGGAACAAACCGGCTTCCGGTCCAACTGCCAAACTTTTCCCGTTGCCGCAGACCGCACTGAGCGCCAATTCTAAACTTCGCCAGAATCCTGGCTACTAA
- a CDS encoding carboxypeptidase-like regulatory domain-containing protein, with protein MKAAIFRRKIAGMGTAMMLFLAVLLLSGSAHAQQADVLRIRGTVTDLGTGETLPGVNISIKGTQTGAVTDINGKYSLDALKGSVLVFSFVGYETAEVTLGSQTTLNIRLKPTVESLEEVVVIGYGLTTRKEVTGSIASVKADDFNRGAHSSPMGLLQGKVAGLSITRPDGADPQAGYQILLRGTNTLTSGQGPLVIVDGVAGVDLKNVSFEEVESIDVLKDGSAAAIYGTRG; from the coding sequence ATGAAAGCAGCCATATTCAGAAGAAAGATTGCCGGTATGGGAACAGCCATGATGCTGTTTCTGGCGGTGCTTTTATTGTCAGGTTCTGCCCATGCCCAACAGGCCGATGTGCTGAGGATCAGGGGAACGGTAACTGACCTGGGAACGGGTGAAACCCTTCCGGGAGTTAATATCTCTATAAAAGGTACCCAGACCGGGGCTGTTACCGATATCAACGGTAAATACAGCCTTGACGCCTTAAAAGGATCAGTGCTGGTGTTCAGCTTCGTGGGTTATGAAACCGCTGAGGTTACCCTGGGCTCCCAGACCACCCTCAATATCAGGCTTAAACCTACCGTAGAATCCCTCGAAGAAGTAGTGGTGATCGGTTATGGTCTTACCACCCGCAAGGAGGTCACAGGTTCCATCGCTTCGGTGAAGGCGGATGACTTTAACCGCGGCGCCCACAGCAGCCCCATGGGATTGCTGCAGGGAAAGGTGGCGGGACTTTCCATTACCCGCCCTGATGGTGCCGATCCGCAGGCAGGATACCAGATTCTGCTGCGCGGAACCAATACGCTTACCTCCGGACAGGGACCACTGGTCATTGTTGACGGTGTGGCCGGCGTAGACCTGAAAAATGTAAGCTTCGAAGAAGTTGAATCCATCGATGTGCTGAAGGATGGTTCTGCGGCCGCCATTTATGGTACCCGTGGCTGA
- a CDS encoding ubiquinone/menaquinone biosynthesis methyltransferase, which produces MFRDEKGFRPTQQIFTEVPPKYDILNRILTLNLDEGWRRKASATILEENPSRVLDLCCGTADLTMHLARSAKQSAELYGLDFSHTMLARAKEKVALFGEDRVKLIQGDAGNMPFEDEFFDAVGISFGFRNLTFENPDARLHISEVFRVLKPGGRFVVLETSQPNNRLIRAGYHFYQKYITAPIGGLLSGNRPAYDYLAHSAINYYSIPEISEVLLEAGFSKVSGQPYLLGATAIVTAIK; this is translated from the coding sequence ATGTTCCGAGACGAAAAGGGCTTCCGCCCTACCCAGCAAATCTTCACCGAAGTCCCTCCCAAATATGATATTCTTAACCGTATCCTAACCCTGAATCTGGATGAGGGATGGAGGCGAAAGGCTTCGGCAACCATACTGGAAGAAAACCCTTCACGGGTGCTCGACCTCTGCTGCGGGACGGCTGACCTTACCATGCATCTCGCCCGCTCGGCAAAGCAAAGCGCGGAGCTTTACGGACTGGATTTCAGCCATACCATGCTTGCCAGGGCGAAAGAAAAAGTTGCCTTATTCGGAGAGGACAGGGTAAAGCTGATTCAGGGTGATGCCGGAAATATGCCCTTTGAAGATGAATTTTTTGATGCGGTCGGCATTTCGTTTGGTTTCCGCAACCTGACGTTTGAAAATCCTGATGCGCGTTTGCATATCAGTGAAGTGTTCCGGGTGCTGAAACCGGGCGGACGCTTTGTGGTGCTGGAAACCAGCCAGCCAAACAACAGGCTGATCAGGGCGGGTTACCATTTTTACCAGAAATACATTACCGCGCCCATTGGTGGCCTGCTTTCGGGAAACCGCCCGGCATACGACTACCTGGCGCATTCTGCCATTAACTATTATTCCATTCCTGAAATCTCAGAAGTTCTGCTGGAGGCAGGATTCAGCAAGGTAAGCGGCCAGCCTTATCTGCTGGGGGCAACGGCCATTGTAACTGCCATAAAGTAA